The window TATTTTACGGCCTATTCCTTTTGATGCACCGGTGATAAGTGCGGTTTTTCCTTCTAATAATTTCATTTATGTACTATTTCGGGCGGTGAAGTTAGTTATTTATTGTGAAAAGTCCGAAAGTCGGGAAAGTCCGGAAGTCTGAAAGCAAAAAATATTCAGGCTATAAATTCTGAAAGACCGGAAATCCGAAAGCAAAAAAAGATCGTGTTATAAATTGTAAAACCCGATATCGAGAGCCGATAGTAGTGCCTGATTTGTAAAACTTTAATTAAACTTTCGGACTTCCGGACTTTCCCGACTTTCGGACTAATTTCCCTTCCCGACTAACAAAAAATATCACTACCTTTGCGGCTCAAAAAATCACTGTAAATGAGCCAGTCTGTTCAAATAAAAAATGCTTTAATTTCTGTTTACTACAAAGACAATTTAGAGCCTATAATTCTCGAGTTAAATCGCCTTGGTGTTAATATATATTCTACCGGTGGTACCGAAACTTTTATCCGCAATTTAGGGGTAAATGTAATACCTGTTGAAGACCTTACCTCGTACCCGTCTATATTAGGCGGCCGTGTTAAAACCCTGCACCCTAAGGTGTTTGGCGGCATTTTGGCCCGCCGTAGCTTTGATAGTGATGAGAAACAGCTGGCCGAATACGAAATTCCTGAGTTGGATTTGGTTATCGTAGATCTTTACCCTTTTGAAGAAACTGTACAATCTGGCGCAGGTGCCGAAGACGTGATCGAAAAAATTGATATCGGCGGTATTTCCCTGATCCGTGCCGGTGCAAAAAACTTTAAAGATGTAACCATCGTTGCTTCAAAAGACGACTACGGCATATTGGAAGACATCCTGAAAACACAGGATGGCGTTACCACTATCGATCAGCGTAAATCATTTGCGCAAAAGGCATTCAACATTACTTCAAACTACGATACACACATTTTCCAGTATTTTAACCAGGAAGAGCCGCTACCGGTGTTTAAACAAAGCATCCTTACCAGCCAAACCTTGCGTTACGGCGAAAACCCGCACCAGAAAGGTACGTTTTATGGTAACCTGGATGCCATGTTTAACAAACTGAACGGTAAAGAGCTTTCATACAATAACCTGGTAGATGTTGACGCGGCAGTTGCGTTAATTGACGAATTTACCGGCGAGCCAACCATTGCCATATTGAAACATACCAATGCCTGCGGCATTGCTTCGCGCTCG is drawn from Mucilaginibacter ginsenosidivorax and contains these coding sequences:
- the purH gene encoding bifunctional phosphoribosylaminoimidazolecarboxamide formyltransferase/IMP cyclohydrolase translates to MSQSVQIKNALISVYYKDNLEPIILELNRLGVNIYSTGGTETFIRNLGVNVIPVEDLTSYPSILGGRVKTLHPKVFGGILARRSFDSDEKQLAEYEIPELDLVIVDLYPFEETVQSGAGAEDVIEKIDIGGISLIRAGAKNFKDVTIVASKDDYGILEDILKTQDGVTTIDQRKSFAQKAFNITSNYDTHIFQYFNQEEPLPVFKQSILTSQTLRYGENPHQKGTFYGNLDAMFNKLNGKELSYNNLVDVDAAVALIDEFTGEPTIAILKHTNACGIASRSFIKEAWIDALACDPVSAFGGVIIANDEIDAATATEIDKIFYEVLIAPAYTDEAVQILQAKKNRIILVRQPVELPVKQFKTLLNGVIEQDKDAVIEGPAQMTPVTNRKPTEQELKDLFFANKVVKHTKSNTIIFAKNGQLMSSGVGQTSRVDSLKQAVIKANSFGFDLNGAVMASDAFFPFPDCVELAAEAGVTAVLQPGGSINDKLSVAMCDEKNISMVTTGVRHFKH